The DNA window tagattaggggaaaaaaagaaaaaaaagaaaagaaaagaaaaaaaaagaaaaagggaaaaagaaaaaaaaagaaaaagggaaaaagaaaaaaaaaataaataaaaaaatgaattataatgaGCAAGCTGGTGCTTATCGTTAGTGTTATCAATTACCGAAGCTCAACTTTTATATCCGTCTTAAGTAATAATGCTGACTACTGTCTAACGTTGCCGGTGATGCCGACGATAATACgcttgaataaaaaattaatcggaACGTGATAATCAGCAATTCGATCTTGactatcatttttcatttttaaaatatatctattcgaATTTAATACGATCAAAATgttacaataatttattttcatgctAATCTGATTTCTAAAGTCTTTCagtcttttctcctcttctctctccttttttttttttttttttatttggaaaTATAGAAAAGTATCAGCTTCATGCAAAATTGTTTTACGCATCTATATTTTGTTCCGATTATGCAGATCGAcgtttaataaagaaaaatataataaacagaatttaatttaatcattgaATAGGTCAGAAAATTCTCGATCGTGGAATGTTACTAACTGCGCTCTTCtatgtttctttatcttcaCAAGATTTAATTAAGATATAACGCAacatgttctttattttttgtcacaCGTTTAGATACTCTAGATTAAGGCTGACGGAACTGGGCAGAGCTGACGTGAAATTGTCTCAGGTTGATCCTGGAATCGGCGACTTTgggataaaaaattatcgtacCGTACGTCAGCACCGAATTCGGTgagtttgaattttttttctcgtcgaaagataaaataataataatataaaagaaaagaaaaatatatatatatatatatatatatatatatatatatatataaaagaatagaaaagaatatataaaaaatgacaaattGAACGTAATGAAAAATCGTCcaaatgttaattatttcttttcaatcagtataatagatattaatgatgTTAATCATTGGATATTATGAGTCCGAACATGtccatttatttcatattcaagTAGACATTCAGGATGAAAAGAAGGCCTTCAACttttttcatgaatttttttaccGAATGATTTTAAAAGTTAAACAAACATTAGCTCGTTTACgcgtttgaaaattattcaataatatgagaaaaaagaaaaaagaaataaattgcaTGTTTAATAAAGAGAAGGCATTGTGAGAAATCGAAGATAAAAGCGACATAGTTAACGGGCCTATGGAACTTGTTAAAGAAGGATCCTTAATAGAGGGAAATCCCAAGATACTCGGAATAAAAAACGACTACAGCGACGCTGACATTTGTCAGGATAACAATGCTTGACAGAGATTAGTTTATAAACTTCGAAATTTAAAGATATGGTTAGTCAAAGAGGAACCTTCCTAATCGAATATACTCGTTCTACCGTAGAACGATCGAGCGTGAAAGAAAACATTTGCATATCATGAAAGTTCAAATTTTTAGTTAGAAGATCTCGGCCTAAAAGTTTTTGAATAATTCAATGATTATTGGATTCCTTAAAGTGTCCAAGTGTAAAGTTGGCTCGTGTTaagtattcaaaaaaaaaaaaaaaaaaaaaaaaaaaaaaaaaaagaagaagtatgaaaaaaaattacactaAGAAAGTTCCATTAGGAGTGAATTGtggaaaattattgtttttgaaaATGACTCTCGGTCGATAAAATTCTTGGAAAAtattcgagaaagagaaattctaTTGGTTTAAATCCCGAACTAAGTCATTCGCGAATGTCCAAACTTTTTATGCATGATCCTAGCGTCTTTGTATTGACGTATGTTACTGAcattattgattaaaaaaaaattacatatatatatatatatatatatatatatatatatatatatatatatattagaaaatttatatatgcacatCAAAATACAGGCATGGTCGCTTTGCCGGTCTCGGGGACTGAACCATCCTTGCTGAACGTGACGAATATTCAATCGAATGGTTCAGAGAACTGCAATGAAAGCAGAAGTGCCGAAGTAATAAGACAAAGGATTATGGACAGAGCTTTCGTTATTCCACGTGTTAATATGTCGCCTAATAATGGTAATGACAATTACGCTTTAGAGTTCGAGAAGATCGACAAATCGGACAAGAAGAATTTCAATGTAACAGGTGACGGTATCAAGGCGGAACCTGTAGTATTGAAGAAGGTGGCAGGTGAGATAGATATtacattcctttttcttttttcttttttttctttttttttatccttttaccttatttctttcctctatTCTCGATAAACATCGGAAATTTATACATTAAAAGAGCAagagatatttttatctcgtacttctacgtatgtatttctttcttttttttttttgccctttttttttgttcttctcttttttgttttttttttttctcgttcttatCCACATCCGCCAAACGTGAATCAATTGACTCTAAGAAATATCGCCGCGCATGCAGTTATCAATTATGCGAATTAACGCGAGATTAAAAGCATACagcgaataagaaaagaaacagaaaagaaaagaaataattttgtgctaataaataatcatttcgTTGATCACATCGTGGACCACGATAATGTTTCTTTGATGaggatatatacacacacacacatatatatatatatatgtatacacacgtatgtttgtatatatgtacgtatgtgtttatgtaatataagaaaaaaaaataaaaataaaaataccgATAGAGATACGCGTAAACGATATATTATCGTCGTCACGGTCGTTTTCAATGAAAAGTATTAACATTGCGTATGTGAATATCTCGTatgtatttaatgaaattgaaaacgacgaaagaaaaaaataagaataatataaaacgataaatgcAACGacgaaattaattctttttaaacgaaaataaatctaCATTTACGTACATCATACAGTATTTCATTTACGTTTGAACGTAGAAAACGTTGGAATCGGATCTAAATGTTTGATGAAACTGATACGAGAATTATAttgaaggaagagaaaaatattaaaaaaaaaaaaaaaaaaaaaaaaaaaaaaaaaaaaaaaaaaaaaaaaaggggggaaggTCCATCGCGTTAGATCGCGTTTAATAGGGAAGAAATTTGAGAATAAAAACGTTGACGATTTTTCGATAGCCGGCCTAAAAGTTCCTAATggacaaacgaacaaaaaggATATGCCATTGCTGAATCTTGGCAGCGGgggcggcggtggtggtggtggtggtggtgttagTGGTGGTTCGTTATCCAGTGGAAGTTCCATAGTGACCATCTCTTCCGTTGCAAATTCAGACCCCGATCCTGATTATCGGAATGATCCAACCGGAAATGGAAATGGGAGACATCTAAGGACCGAGAAATGGTATCACACGACCCTACAAATTTCTGTTCCTTTCTTCATCGCTGGAATCGGAACTATTGGAGCTGGTCTTGTTCTCGATATGGTTcaggtaattattattattattattatgattatttttgtttttttacaaaaCAAATGTactaacgaaagaaaaaatgaaaaagaaatgaaccaATCGTTACTCTAATTACgcatctcgaaaaaaaaaaagaataataattaaataatcttatGTTTTAGCACTGGCCAGTATTCAAATCGGTCAGCCAATTACTCATCTTGGTGCCTGCTCTGTTAGGATTGAAAGGAAATCTCGATATGTGTTTGGCATCGCGATTGAGTACTCAAGCAAACTTAGGAAATATGCATACATTAcgtgaaattataaaaatgatcattGGTAATATCGCGCTGGTACAAATTCAAGCGATCGTAGCGGCCATTCTGGTAGCAATATTTGCAATAATTGTTGGTGCCATACAGGATACTGTACATCGAAACGAAGGGAGTGCAATTGTACCCTTCGAATGGAATTATGCTTTATTATTGGCAACTTCAAGCGTTTGCACGGCAACCAGTTCCTGTTTCATTCTAGGTAAAAGTCACATTATGTTTATCgatcaatgaatttaaatacatcgattattattaatgatcgtCAGCTGAATCAATAATCAtctataaatcaatttttatttcgcgtcttaaaaaattcattatataatacGAAATTACACCGTAATTGTATACTTTTCCATATGTAATATTagataagaatagaaaattaattttatggcaaaaataaaaaatatacttttttcgcATGATTAAAGCATGATTAATGTATATACAGCTTGATATTTGCGCGACGTTATGaagaattaatgtaattatctttaaaatatatttaaataaaaatctaacgaGGATTAACTTTACAGATCTTATAATGATAGCAGTGATCATGATATCCCATCGATGCAAAATGAATCCCGATAACCTAGCAACGCCATTGGCTGCATCGGTAGGTGACGTCGTATCGATCAGTGTCCTATCGGCAATAGCCTCTGCATTTTTCGTAAGATTGCAAGAACAAGTTTGGATACTTTACGTCGTCATAATctgttatcttttatttttaccatTTTGGATTTACGTggttatgaaaaataaatacacgAGAAACGTTTTAACGTCTGGTTGGGTACCTGTCTTATCTGCACTGTTCATCAGTGGGTATGTGTATCAatgatcattaattaattataattaaaagcaAAGAATATTAACTATCCAAAAATTCTAAGCAACATTATACCTAATATACGTAATTATGATTTCAGACTCGGTGGATTGATCCTAAACGAAGTTGTTGACAAATTCAAAGGATTCGTAGTATTTCAACCTATTATAAATGGAATTGGTGGTAACTTGGTGTCAGTTCAAGCATCTCGAATCTCAACAATGTTACATCAAACTAGTATTTTGGGTATATTACCTCCACATGCAAAAATGTGGGTTGCTCCGTG is part of the Vespa crabro chromosome 21, iyVesCrab1.2, whole genome shotgun sequence genome and encodes:
- the LOC124431503 gene encoding solute carrier family 41 member 3-like isoform X1 — encoded protein: MVALPVSGTEPSLLNVTNIQSNGSENCNESRSAEVIRQRIMDRAFVIPRVNMSPNNGNDNYALEFEKIDKSDKKNFNVTGDGIKAEPVVLKKVAAGLKVPNGQTNKKDMPLLNLGSGGGGGGGGGGVSGGSLSSGSSIVTISSVANSDPDPDYRNDPTGNGNGRHLRTEKWYHTTLQISVPFFIAGIGTIGAGLVLDMVQHWPVFKSVSQLLILVPALLGLKGNLDMCLASRLSTQANLGNMHTLREIIKMIIGNIALVQIQAIVAAILVAIFAIIVGAIQDTVHRNEGSAIVPFEWNYALLLATSSVCTATSSCFILDLIMIAVIMISHRCKMNPDNLATPLAASVGDVVSISVLSAIASAFFVRLQEQVWILYVVIICYLLFLPFWIYVVMKNKYTRNVLTSGWVPVLSALFISGLGGLILNEVVDKFKGFVVFQPIINGIGGNLVSVQASRISTMLHQTSILGILPPHAKMWVAPWTALFKGAPYAKTARILIGMAICGQLVFVFAADYIKCQRSTVDAYFVVSYIVVSTLQVMLLLYIAHVIIHAMWRHKIDPDNSAIPYLTALGDLTGTMFLALAFWFLTSIHQEYRSCEDLDVVNDSTSIPT
- the LOC124431503 gene encoding solute carrier family 41 member 3-like isoform X2 produces the protein MVALPVSGTEPSLLNVTNIQSNGSENCNESRSAEVIRQRIMDRAFVIPRVNMSPNNGNDNYALEFEKIDKSDKKNFNVTGDGIKAEPVVLKKVADPDPDYRNDPTGNGNGRHLRTEKWYHTTLQISVPFFIAGIGTIGAGLVLDMVQHWPVFKSVSQLLILVPALLGLKGNLDMCLASRLSTQANLGNMHTLREIIKMIIGNIALVQIQAIVAAILVAIFAIIVGAIQDTVHRNEGSAIVPFEWNYALLLATSSVCTATSSCFILDLIMIAVIMISHRCKMNPDNLATPLAASVGDVVSISVLSAIASAFFVRLQEQVWILYVVIICYLLFLPFWIYVVMKNKYTRNVLTSGWVPVLSALFISGLGGLILNEVVDKFKGFVVFQPIINGIGGNLVSVQASRISTMLHQTSILGILPPHAKMWVAPWTALFKGAPYAKTARILIGMAICGQLVFVFAADYIKCQRSTVDAYFVVSYIVVSTLQVMLLLYIAHVIIHAMWRHKIDPDNSAIPYLTALGDLTGTMFLALAFWFLTSIHQEYRSCEDLDVVNDSTSIPT